The genomic segment CACCGCAAAGCATACTGTTTTCTGATGATTTGTATAAACGTTTGTCACCCATGTCCATTTCCTCCTTAAATCCAGATTAGTCGAGCAGATAAAATCATCCGCTTCGCTACTTACTCTACACCGAATAACTTCCTGATTCGGTTAAATACCACTTTTATTTCTGCACGTCAGAGTACATGCTCTTCAGGATATCTGCAAATCTCTGTGCTCTTTCCCGGAGAAATCTACTGATATATTTCCCATACCGCACTCCAGATCCAGTTTCCTGTCTGCACCTTTATTGGAAATGGTTTTCTCCCGTCCAAGTCCACTGTAGGAATCAGAACCTACATCCAGATTTCCCACTCCACATTCCAGATCATAATTATAATCCTCCTGCATACCGGTCAGTGTCAGATCCAGTTCACCCAGACCACATTCTCCATCTGTCTTCCTGGCGCTCAGATCTGCAAATGTCATACTTCCGGTTCCGATTTCCAGATCTGCCTCCCTTGCAGTCACCGGATTCTTACTTTCAAATTCCCCGGCTCCCATCTCCACACTCAGCTTCTCTGTCTCAACATCTCTGTTCAGATAAACAGTACCTGCACCCATCTCAATCTCCAGCTCCTGAAGCTTAACATCTTCCGGATAGGAGATACACACCTTTCTGTTTTTAGACAGTTTTTTCGTGCTTCTGACCTTAAGAGTATCTGAACTCTCCTTCACTGTCACATTCTTCCCACTGTCATCATAAACTCTGACACAGAAACTGTCGCCCTCTTCCAGAATCAGCTCATCGTACTTCAGCTCTATATCCAGCTTTGTGGGCTGATACTTCAACTGATATACAGTGCCATCTTCCTCATTCTCATCAACAGCGCGGGCATAATCCTCACTGTCGTCACAGTCGTCGCTGTCGTCATAATCATCGCTGTCATAGTCATCGCTGTCATCATAATCATAATCGTCATAATCATCATCGTCATCATAATCATCGCTGTCATCATAATCATAATCCCCGTCTGCCACCAGAAGCACCCTTTTCAGACTTTTCACCCCTGTCAGTTCCGACATACTGGCTCCCATAACACCACCGGCAGCTGTCAGCCCGATTCCCACAGCACCAAAAATCCCCGCTGCGATCAACATTCCTTTTGTAAACTTCTTCATTTAACCTCCTCCTTTCTCTTTCTGTAGAGCAACCTGTTAAAAAAATCGGTAATCTTCCGAAACCATTTCGGCACAATGTGTACTGCGATGCTGATCAGTCCTAATATCATAAGGATTGCCAGAGCAATCATCAGACATCCAATTCCTATCGTCAGGATCCCGGTTCCGGTCATTACAGCCAAAAGCCCTGCTCCAGCCACAACAGCTGCAATTCCGCCAACCAGTAAAGCCATAGCGCCTATGCCCAATCCAACGATCAGCCAGAACGGAAGCAGTAAGATTCCAACTGCAAATGTCAGAATCCCACCAACAGCCCCCTTAACAAAAGGAGAAATAAAAACCAGCAGGATCACCGCAAGGATCAGCACCGCCTGATTCCCCTTTCTGAAAAAACGCTTCCCTGTTCCCGACTCTTCTCCATATTTCTCAGGCATCTGTCCTCTCTCTTTAGTCCGGGCATCCTCATAGCCATGCTCCGTATATTCTCCATACTCATAGCCTCCTGCCGAACCTTTCAGATCCGCCTTGATGATCGCTGCAACTTTCTTGGGACTTCCAAGTTCCCTGAGCACCGAAGCTTCATTTTCAGCTCCTGCATCATCGAAATAACTATTATAAAAATCAAGGGCATCCTGCCTCTCTGTCTCGGAAATATCAGCAAGCAGCTTCTCCAGCTCCTGCATAAACTGCGCCCTGTCCATCATCCTATTCCTCCCTCAAACATCCCGCTTATCTTGGATGCATAAATTTTCCATTCAGCTTTATAAAACTCCAGCTGCGCAGCACCTCTGTCCGTCAGCTTATAATAACGCCTGTTACGCCCTGCATACGCCATATCATAAACCTCCAGACAATCATCCTTCTGCAGCCTCCTGAGCACCGGATACAAAGTAGACTCCGAAACATCCAGAACTCCACGCACATCCTGCGTGATCTTATACCCGTAAGTCCCTTCCTTCTCCTTAGAAACAACCGCCAGAACAACCGCATCCAGAAGCGCAGCACCCGTATTAAAAACCATATGCTCACTCCCTCGTTTCAATTATGTTCTGTACAGACAGCATCATCTCTGCAATCCAGTCTTAGAGCGTGTCTGAAAAATGCTCCAGACTATACCAAAGGTAAACGCCATTTCACATCTGATACATTTATTCCATCCTGTTCACATACTATACAGAACATCAATATTGTTTTGTTAACGATATTATATGATGTATAATATGATTTTGTCAATA from the Blautia wexlerae DSM 19850 genome contains:
- a CDS encoding PadR family transcriptional regulator, with product MVFNTGAALLDAVVLAVVSKEKEGTYGYKITQDVRGVLDVSESTLYPVLRRLQKDDCLEVYDMAYAGRNRRYYKLTDRGAAQLEFYKAEWKIYASKISGMFEGGIG
- a CDS encoding DUF1700 domain-containing protein; translated protein: MMDRAQFMQELEKLLADISETERQDALDFYNSYFDDAGAENEASVLRELGSPKKVAAIIKADLKGSAGGYEYGEYTEHGYEDARTKERGQMPEKYGEESGTGKRFFRKGNQAVLILAVILLVFISPFVKGAVGGILTFAVGILLLPFWLIVGLGIGAMALLVGGIAAVVAGAGLLAVMTGTGILTIGIGCLMIALAILMILGLISIAVHIVPKWFRKITDFFNRLLYRKRKEEVK
- a CDS encoding DUF4097 family beta strand repeat-containing protein, which produces MKKFTKGMLIAAGIFGAVGIGLTAAGGVMGASMSELTGVKSLKRVLLVADGDYDYDDSDDYDDDDDYDDYDYDDSDDYDSDDYDDSDDCDDSEDYARAVDENEEDGTVYQLKYQPTKLDIELKYDELILEEGDSFCVRVYDDSGKNVTVKESSDTLKVRSTKKLSKNRKVCISYPEDVKLQELEIEMGAGTVYLNRDVETEKLSVEMGAGEFESKNPVTAREADLEIGTGSMTFADLSARKTDGECGLGELDLTLTGMQEDYNYDLECGVGNLDVGSDSYSGLGREKTISNKGADRKLDLECGMGNISVDFSGKEHRDLQIS